One Perognathus longimembris pacificus isolate PPM17 chromosome 2, ASM2315922v1, whole genome shotgun sequence DNA segment encodes these proteins:
- the Pyroxd2 gene encoding pyridine nucleotide-disulfide oxidoreductase domain-containing protein 2 → MAARGQGLCRALRALACPAGRRVHSRAGRHLKLEYDAVVIGAGHNGLVAAAYLQRLGVNTVVLEKRHVIGGAAVTEEIIPGFKFSRASYLLSLLRPQIYKDLELKKHGLKLHLRDPYAFTPMLEEGIGGKVPRSLLLGTDMAENQKQIAQFSRKDAQAFPRYEEFMSRLVLAIDPLLDAAPLDMAAFQRGSLLQRLKLLSTLKPLLKAGHTLGAQIPQYYQVLTAPITKVLDQWFESEPLKATLATDAVIGAMTSPHTPGSGYVLLHHVMGGLEGTRGAWGYVQGGMGAVSDAIASSATAHGASIFTEKPVAKVQVNREGCVEGVLLEDGLEVKSKVVLSCASPQVTFLKLTPQDWLPESFRERISQLDTRSPVTKINVAVDRLPNFLAAPSAPKDQPLPHHQCSIHLNCEDTLLLHQAFEEAMGGLPSHRPMIELCIPSSLDPTLAPPGCHVISLFTQFTPYTLAGGRAWDEQERNAYADRVFDCIEVYAPGFKASVVGRDILTPPDLERIFGLPGGNIFHCAMSLDQLYFARPVPLHSNYRCPLPGLYLCGSGAHPGGGVMGAAGRNAAHVVLKDLKSMGC, encoded by the exons ATGGCTGCCCGGGGCCAAGGCCTCTGCAGAGCCTTGCGCGCCCTGGCCTGCCCTGCTGGGAGACGAGTTCACTCTAGAGCTGGGAGACACCTGAAGCTGGAATACGATGCGGTGGTGATAGGAGCAG GACACAATGGACTGGTGGCT gcagcaTACCTGCAGAGACTGGGGGTGAACACGGTGGTGTTGGAGAAGCGCCACGTGATTGGCGGTGCAGCTGTCACTGAGGAGATCATCCCAG GGTTTAAGTTCTCCCGagcatcctacctactcagcttGCTGAGGCCACAGATTTACAAGGACCTGGAGCTGAAG AAACATGGACTGAAGCTTCATCTCCGAGACCCCTACGCCTTCACCCCCATGCTAGAAGAAGGCATAGGAGGCAAGGTGCCCAGGTCCCTTCTACTGGGCACAGACATGGCAGAAAATCAGAAGCAAATTGCCCAGTTCTCACGGAAGGATGCCCAG GCTTTTCCCAGATACGAGGAGTTCATGAGTCGCTTGGTGTTAGCCATTGACCCTCTGCTGGATGCAGCCCCACTGGACATGGCGGCCTTCCAGCGTGGCTCCCTGCTGCAAAGGCTCAAGCTGCTGTCCACTCTCAAGCCCCTGCTGAAGGCGG GCCACACTCTGGGAGCCCAGATTCCTCAGTATTACCAGGTCCTCACAGCCCCAATTACTAAG GTGCTGGATCAGTGGTTTGAGTCTGAGCCTCTAAAAGCTACTCTAGCAACAGATGCTGTAATTGGAGCCATGACAAGTCCCCACACTCCAGGGAGTGG GTATGTGCTGCTGCATCACGTGATGGGGGGCCTGGAAGGGACGCGGGGTGCCTGGGGATATGTCCAGGGTGGCATGGGTGCCGTCTCGGATGCCATCGCAAGCTCGGCCACTGCACACGGAGCAAGTATCTTTACTGAAAAG CCTGTGGCTAAGGTGCAGGTGAACCGCGAAGGCTGTGTTGAAGGAGTCCTGCTGGAGGACGGTCTGGAGGTCAAGAGCAAAGTGGTGCTGTCCTGTGCGTCACCCCAGGTTACCTTCCTGAAGCTGACACCACAG GACTGGCTTCCAGAGTCTTTCAGGGAGAGAATCTCCCAGCTGGATACACGGTCTCCTGTCACCAAGATCAATG TGGCAGTAGACAGGCTGCCCAACTTCCTGGCAGCCCCCAGTGCTCCTAAGGACCAGCCGCTGCCCCATCACCAGTGCTCCATCCATCTGAACTGTGAAGATACGCTGCTCCTCCATCAGGCCTTCGAAGAGGCCATGGGTGGCCTGCCCTCCCACAG GCCCATGATTGAGCTCTGCATCCCGTCCTCGCTGGACCCCACCCTGGCTCCCCCTGGCTGCCACGTCATCTCCCTCTTCACCCAGTTCACACCCTACACATTGGCAGGAGGCAGAGCCTGGGACGAACAGGAAAGAAATGCCTATGCAGACAGAG TGTTTGACTGCATCGAGGTCTATGCCCCGGGCTTCAAGGCCTCTGTGGTGGGCAGAGACATCCTCACACCACCCGACCTGGAGAGGATCTTTGGGCTTCCTGGAGGG AACATATTCCACTGTGCCATGTCACTAGACCAGCTCTACTTCGCCCGCCCTGTACCCCTGCACTCCAACTACCGCTGCCCTCTCCCAGGCCTGTACCTCTGCGGAAGTGGGGCCCATCCTG GAGGTGGTGTTATGGGTGCCGCTGGACGCAACGCAGCCCATGTGGTCCTGAAGGACCTCAAGAGCATGGGATGCTGA